A genomic window from Camelina sativa cultivar DH55 chromosome 2, Cs, whole genome shotgun sequence includes:
- the LOC104735709 gene encoding probable inactive receptor-like protein kinase At3g56050 isoform X1, with protein MRSNRRWGLNLPIIIFLTYLPLKLKSQGMFLLILISLFFSCVSLNHDNSFSEEIAEVFDSSQDNSLIQSRVNGNRRILIDAPFPGKGPALDASPPSPESATFRDPLPPPPPPEGDETPSPPQSGVPAQTPKTTPPAITPLPVPSAPSPSQSQSPPPRTKTKSTKVFMIVGIVVGVFTLSGALIIFFLIFSRKIPIKPWSNSGQLQDALLTGKHTLQSSLSLSLSFFSLHIEFLLFCTFCIAADVPRLQLSELQAACEDFSNVIGSFSDGTIYKGTLSTGAEIAVVSAGAGSRAAWSTAMETQLLQKVPEPRLQLRFEQGLTLPLKNNSTLFLQLHKLSKVDHKNFLNVIGYCHEEEPFSRMLVFEYAPNGCLSEHLHSQHAEHLDWPTRLRILMGIAYCLEHMHNLNPPILHTSLDSSSVYLTEDNAAKVSDFSVINSIFPSQESSSSKNLLECSLLDPQTDVFNFGVVLFEIISAQLPDPDSLFFEPKPARDIVDPTLETFQEDTVERLLEVVRQCMNPYPAQRPTMIEVVVKLREITGIEADAAMPRLSPRWWTELEIISTEGN; from the exons ATGAGATCCAATAGACGTTGGGGATTGAATCTCccaatcatcatcttcctcaccTATCTTCCTCTGAAACTCAAGTCCCAAggtatgtttcttttgatcctcatctctctgtttttctcttgtGTTTCTTTGAATCATGACAATTCCTTTTCTGAAGAGATTGCAGAAGTCTTTGATTCTTCTCAAGATAATTCATTAATCCAATCCAGAGTTAATGGGAACCGTCGCATCCTGATTGATGCACCTTTTCCTGGCAAAGGCCCTGCCCTCGATGCCTCCCCACCATCCCCTGAATCTGCAACCTTCAGAGATCCCCTgccgcctccaccaccaccagaagGCGACGAAACCCCTAGCCCTCCTCAAAGTGGTGTACCAGCACAAACACCAAAGACCACCCCACCTGCTATTACTCCCCTGCCTGTGCCTTCGGCTCCATCTCCGTCTCAGtctcagtctcctcctccaagaACTAAAACGAAGTCTACCAAGGTTTTTATGATCGTCGGCATAGTCGTTGGCGTATTCACTCTCTCGGGTGCATTAATCATCTTCTTTCTAATCTTCAGTCGAAAGATTCCAATCAAGCCTTGGTCCAACAGTGGCCAGCTTCAAGATGCTCTTCTCACAGGCAAACACACTCTTCaatcttcactctctctctctctctctttcttctctcttcatatTGAGTTCCTcttattttgtactttttgtaTTGCAGCAGATGTTCCGAGGCTGCAGCTATCTGAGCTACAAGCAGCTTGCGAAGATTTCAGTAACGTCATTGGCTCTTTCTCAGATGGTACCATTTATAAAGGAACTTTGTCCACTGGTGCGGAAATCGCCGTTGTGTCTGCCGGGGCTGGTTCTCGTGCAGCCTGGTCCACCGCCATGGAAACACAATTGCTACAAAAGGTACCAGAACCTCGTTTGCAGCTTCGTTTTGAACAGGGGTTGACATTGCCATTGAAGAATAATTCCACTCTGTTTCTGCAGTTGCATAAGTTATCCAAAGTGGATCACAAGAATTTTCTGAATGTGATCGGTTATTGCCACGAGGAAGAGCCCTTCAGCCGAATGCTTGTTTTCGAATACGCTCCCAATGGATGCCTCTCCGAGCATCTGCACT CTCAACACGCGGAGCACTTGGACTGGCCTACCAGACTAAGAATCCTCATGGGAATAGCTTACTGTCTAGAGCACATGCACAATCTCAACCCACCCATCCTGCACACCAGTTTGGACTCCTCTTCTGTCTACTTAACTGAAGACAACGCTGCCAAAGTCTCCGACTTTTCTGTAATCAATTCCATCTTTCCCTCTCAGGAGAGTTCCTCCAGCAAGAATCTTCTAGAATGCTCATTACTTGATCCCCAGACAGATGTCTTTAATTTTGGTGTTGTTTTGTTCGAAATCATCAGTGCGCAGTTACCAGACCCGGATTCTTTGTTTTTCGAACCAAAACCTGCAAGAGATATTGTGGATCCGACCCTGGAAACGTTTCAGGAGGATACTGTTGAGAGACTGCTGGAGGTGGTTAGGCAGTGTATGAATCCATACCCAGCTCAGCGACCAACAATGATAGAGGTTGTGGTGAAGTTGAGAGAGATAACTGGAATAGAAGCTGACGCAGCAATGCCAAGGCTATCTCCACGGTGGTGGACGGAGCTGGAGATCATATCCACAGAAGGAAACTAA
- the LOC104735709 gene encoding probable inactive receptor-like protein kinase At3g56050 isoform X6 has translation MRSNRRWGLNLPIIIFLTYLPLKLKSQGMFLLILISLFFSCVSLNHDNSFSEEIAEVFDSSQDNSLIQSRVNGNRRILIDAPFPGKGPALDASPPSPESATFRDPLPPPPPPEGDETPSPPQSGVPAQTPKTTPPAITPLPVPSAPSPSQSQSPPPRTKTKSTKVFMIVGIVVGVFTLSGALIIFFLIFSRKIPIKPWSNSGQLQDALLTDVPRLQLSELQAACEDFSNVIGSFSDGTIYKGTLSTGAEIAVVSAGAGSRAAWSTAMETQLLQKLHKLSKVDHKNFLNVIGYCHEEEPFSRMLVFEYAPNGCLSEHLHSQHAEHLDWPTRLRILMGIAYCLEHMHNLNPPILHTSLDSSSVYLTEDNAAKVSDFSVINSIFPSQESSSSKNLLECSLLDPQTDVFNFGVVLFEIISAQLPDPDSLFFEPKPARDIVDPTLETFQEDTVERLLEVVRQCMNPYPAQRPTMIEVVVKLREITGIEADAAMPRLSPRWWTELEIISTEGN, from the exons ATGAGATCCAATAGACGTTGGGGATTGAATCTCccaatcatcatcttcctcaccTATCTTCCTCTGAAACTCAAGTCCCAAggtatgtttcttttgatcctcatctctctgtttttctcttgtGTTTCTTTGAATCATGACAATTCCTTTTCTGAAGAGATTGCAGAAGTCTTTGATTCTTCTCAAGATAATTCATTAATCCAATCCAGAGTTAATGGGAACCGTCGCATCCTGATTGATGCACCTTTTCCTGGCAAAGGCCCTGCCCTCGATGCCTCCCCACCATCCCCTGAATCTGCAACCTTCAGAGATCCCCTgccgcctccaccaccaccagaagGCGACGAAACCCCTAGCCCTCCTCAAAGTGGTGTACCAGCACAAACACCAAAGACCACCCCACCTGCTATTACTCCCCTGCCTGTGCCTTCGGCTCCATCTCCGTCTCAGtctcagtctcctcctccaagaACTAAAACGAAGTCTACCAAGGTTTTTATGATCGTCGGCATAGTCGTTGGCGTATTCACTCTCTCGGGTGCATTAATCATCTTCTTTCTAATCTTCAGTCGAAAGATTCCAATCAAGCCTTGGTCCAACAGTGGCCAGCTTCAAGATGCTCTTCTCACAG ATGTTCCGAGGCTGCAGCTATCTGAGCTACAAGCAGCTTGCGAAGATTTCAGTAACGTCATTGGCTCTTTCTCAGATGGTACCATTTATAAAGGAACTTTGTCCACTGGTGCGGAAATCGCCGTTGTGTCTGCCGGGGCTGGTTCTCGTGCAGCCTGGTCCACCGCCATGGAAACACAATTGCTACAAAAG TTGCATAAGTTATCCAAAGTGGATCACAAGAATTTTCTGAATGTGATCGGTTATTGCCACGAGGAAGAGCCCTTCAGCCGAATGCTTGTTTTCGAATACGCTCCCAATGGATGCCTCTCCGAGCATCTGCACT CTCAACACGCGGAGCACTTGGACTGGCCTACCAGACTAAGAATCCTCATGGGAATAGCTTACTGTCTAGAGCACATGCACAATCTCAACCCACCCATCCTGCACACCAGTTTGGACTCCTCTTCTGTCTACTTAACTGAAGACAACGCTGCCAAAGTCTCCGACTTTTCTGTAATCAATTCCATCTTTCCCTCTCAGGAGAGTTCCTCCAGCAAGAATCTTCTAGAATGCTCATTACTTGATCCCCAGACAGATGTCTTTAATTTTGGTGTTGTTTTGTTCGAAATCATCAGTGCGCAGTTACCAGACCCGGATTCTTTGTTTTTCGAACCAAAACCTGCAAGAGATATTGTGGATCCGACCCTGGAAACGTTTCAGGAGGATACTGTTGAGAGACTGCTGGAGGTGGTTAGGCAGTGTATGAATCCATACCCAGCTCAGCGACCAACAATGATAGAGGTTGTGGTGAAGTTGAGAGAGATAACTGGAATAGAAGCTGACGCAGCAATGCCAAGGCTATCTCCACGGTGGTGGACGGAGCTGGAGATCATATCCACAGAAGGAAACTAA